In Musa acuminata AAA Group cultivar baxijiao chromosome BXJ3-11, Cavendish_Baxijiao_AAA, whole genome shotgun sequence, one DNA window encodes the following:
- the LOC135652980 gene encoding uncharacterized protein LOC135652980, whose translation MTQVMLQQVRQGRNDEARNLNQTGLGIEQFKKLSPPSFSGEPDPMSRQKSYADNRRRDIEFQVGDFVFLKVSPSKGIARFGKKGKLNPRFIGPFEIFERIGSVAYKIALPPSMCHIHDIFHVSMLRKYILYPSHVIEYEPIVIEKDLFYKEEPIQIIDKKEKILRNRIITLVKVIWKHHSTNETTWELEEEMKKAYPH comes from the exons atgacacaagtaatgctacaacaagtccgacaaggaagaaatgatgaagctaGGAATttaaaccagactgggttgggaattgaacagtttaagaagcttagtcctcccagttttagtggtgagcctgatccaatg agtcgacaaaagagctatgctgataacagaagacgagatatcgagttccaagtaggggattttgtattcctaaaggtctccccttccaaaggcattgcaagatttggaaagaaaggaaagttaaacccaaggttcattggaccttttgagatctttgaaagaattggctctgtcgcttacaagattgccttaccaccatcgatgtgtcatattcatgatatatttcatgtgtcaatgctcagaaagtatatactttatccctctcatgtcattgagtatgagccgattgtgattgagaaagacttattttacaaggaagagcccattcagattattgataaaaaagagaagatattaagaaatagaatcattactctggttaaagtaatttggaagcatcattctacaaatgaaacgacctgggagctagaggaagaaatgaagaaagcttatcctcat